The Paenibacillus sp. FSL R7-0204 genome includes a region encoding these proteins:
- a CDS encoding TraX family protein encodes MQIIAMLTMLIDHVGLIFFPGELAWRYVGRIAFPIYCYALAQGYIHTSSRPRYLRRLLVIAVLAQIPYNLAIHPGGWNVVFTLLISALVLALLDKLPNLWAGIPVVAAAVLLMDALPLDYNAYGLLLVLIFRYTRSYVLVLAHLALNVFYLFYYNWLVQMASIIPTVLIALTPGFWVLLEKRRLPRWVWWCFYPAHLTILALVKFLFFKEWVFIEWRSLFSV; translated from the coding sequence ATGCAGATTATTGCGATGCTGACCATGCTGATTGACCATGTCGGCCTGATCTTTTTCCCGGGGGAGCTTGCCTGGAGATATGTGGGGAGAATTGCCTTCCCGATCTACTGCTACGCGCTGGCGCAAGGCTATATTCATACCTCCTCCAGACCCCGCTATCTGCGTCGGCTGCTTGTGATCGCTGTGCTGGCGCAGATTCCATACAATCTGGCGATCCATCCGGGAGGCTGGAACGTCGTATTCACCCTGCTGATCTCAGCGCTGGTCCTTGCCTTGCTTGATAAGCTGCCGAATCTGTGGGCGGGTATACCGGTAGTGGCTGCCGCAGTGCTGCTGATGGATGCGCTGCCGCTCGACTACAACGCTTACGGCCTGCTGCTGGTGCTGATCTTCCGCTATACCCGTTCTTATGTGCTCGTGCTGGCGCATTTGGCGCTGAATGTATTCTATCTGTTCTATTATAATTGGCTGGTGCAGATGGCCAGCATTATTCCGACCGTTCTGATTGCGCTGACTCCCGGATTTTGGGTGCTGCTGGAGAAGAGACGTCTGCCGCGCTGGGTATGGTGGTGCTTTTATCCGGCCCACTTAACAATCCTTGCGTTGGTAAAGTTTCTCTTTTTCAAAGAATGGGTATTTATAGAGTGGCGGAGTTTATTTAGCGTATGA
- the mmsB gene encoding multiple monosaccharide ABC transporter permease: MGAISELFKKNIRQYGMIIALIFISVFFQIMTDGILLKPLNVTNLILQNSYILVLAIGMVLVIITGHIDLSVGSVAAFIGALSAIMMVDMELNPVLAVIISLLMGALVGAWQGFWVAYVKIPAFIVTLAGMLLFRGLTMIVLNGQSIAPFPKTFQKISSGFIPDVASVGSLNVLTLVIGVLLSLLVIYQEIRSRRITVKYGFDQSPVWMSVAKAAALVIVINLFTYVLAQYNGIPNILVILMVLIVIYSFVMNHMTMGRHIYALGGNEKAASLSGVKTKRVTFWVFVNMGVLAALSGLVFAARLNSATPKAGTNFELDAIAACFIGGASASGGIGTVVGAIIGGLVMGVMNNGMSLVGLGVDWQQGIKGLVLLLAVGFDIYNKSKTA; encoded by the coding sequence ATGGGAGCCATTAGTGAACTGTTCAAAAAAAATATCCGCCAATACGGAATGATCATTGCCTTGATCTTTATTTCGGTGTTCTTTCAAATTATGACCGACGGCATTCTGCTGAAGCCGCTGAACGTGACCAATCTGATTCTGCAGAACAGCTACATACTGGTGCTGGCGATCGGGATGGTACTGGTGATCATCACGGGTCATATCGACCTCTCCGTCGGCTCGGTAGCTGCCTTCATCGGTGCCCTGTCGGCCATTATGATGGTGGATATGGAGCTGAATCCGGTACTGGCGGTAATCATCTCGCTGCTGATGGGTGCGCTGGTCGGGGCCTGGCAGGGCTTCTGGGTCGCTTATGTCAAAATCCCGGCGTTCATCGTTACCCTGGCAGGCATGCTGCTGTTCCGGGGTCTGACGATGATCGTGCTGAACGGGCAGTCGATTGCGCCGTTTCCAAAGACCTTTCAGAAGATCAGTTCCGGGTTCATTCCCGATGTCGCAAGCGTGGGCTCGTTGAATGTACTGACTCTGGTCATCGGCGTTCTGCTGTCGCTGCTGGTGATCTATCAGGAAATCCGCAGCCGCCGGATTACGGTGAAGTACGGCTTCGATCAGTCTCCAGTCTGGATGTCTGTTGCCAAAGCTGCTGCGCTGGTGATCGTAATCAACCTGTTCACCTATGTTCTGGCGCAATATAACGGAATTCCTAACATTCTTGTAATTCTGATGGTGCTGATCGTGATTTACTCCTTCGTCATGAACCACATGACCATGGGGCGGCATATCTATGCCCTGGGCGGCAATGAGAAGGCAGCAAGCCTCTCCGGCGTCAAAACCAAACGGGTGACCTTCTGGGTATTCGTCAACATGGGTGTACTCGCTGCCCTTTCCGGTCTGGTCTTTGCGGCCCGCCTGAACTCAGCCACCCCTAAGGCTGGTACGAACTTCGAGCTGGACGCTATCGCTGCCTGCTTCATCGGCGGAGCCTCCGCGTCCGGGGGAATCGGAACCGTGGTCGGTGCCATTATCGGCGGTCTGGTCATGGGCGTCATGAACAACGGTATGTCGCTTGTCGGCCTCGGCGTTGACTGGCAGCAGGGAATCAAGGGGCTGGTGCTCCTGCTTGCCGTAGGCTTTGATATCTACAACAAGTCGAAGACAGCTTGA
- the mmsA gene encoding multiple monosaccharide ABC transporter ATP-binding protein produces the protein MSEIILEMKGITKTFPGVKALSSVNLQVKAGEIHALCGENGAGKSTLMKVLSGVYPHGTYEGDILYQGQVCQFKDIKDSEGLGIVIIHQELALIPYLSISENIFLGNEQARRGVINWNETTVKTKALLTTVGLKESPFTGVSTIGVGKQQLVEIAKALSKEVKLLILDEPTAALNEDDSENLLLLILELKKQGISSIIISHKLNEIEKIADSVTILRDGQTIKTLDMKQDAVTEDVIIKGMVGRDLTNRYPERTPNPGKTIFEIRDWNVYHETQADRKMLDHINLHIRRGEVVGIAGLMGAGRTELAMSVFGKSYGKRISGQTFMHGKEVHLNNISQAIEHGLAYVTEDRKHYGLILIDDIKRNISLSSLKKLSRHGVINENEEVLIAEEYRKKLNIKTPSILQKTVNLSGGNQQKVVLSKWIYAQPDVLILDEPTRGIDVGAKYEIYSIINSLAAEGKGVLVISSELPEIIGMCDRIYTMCEGRISGEVERKDATQELLMKFMTRSRG, from the coding sequence ATGAGCGAAATTATTTTGGAGATGAAAGGCATTACCAAAACATTCCCCGGCGTCAAAGCGCTCTCGTCAGTCAATCTGCAGGTGAAGGCAGGCGAGATCCACGCCCTCTGCGGAGAGAACGGGGCAGGCAAGTCCACGCTGATGAAGGTGCTTAGCGGAGTATATCCGCACGGGACATACGAAGGGGATATTTTGTACCAGGGGCAGGTATGCCAGTTCAAGGATATCAAGGACAGCGAGGGCCTGGGGATCGTCATTATCCATCAGGAGCTGGCGCTGATTCCGTACTTGTCGATTTCGGAGAACATCTTCCTCGGCAATGAACAGGCCAGACGCGGGGTGATCAATTGGAATGAAACGACGGTCAAGACCAAGGCGCTGCTAACCACCGTCGGCCTCAAGGAATCGCCGTTTACAGGAGTCTCTACGATAGGTGTCGGCAAGCAGCAGCTTGTAGAGATCGCGAAGGCGCTCTCCAAGGAAGTGAAGCTGCTTATTCTCGACGAACCGACAGCGGCGCTGAATGAGGATGATAGCGAGAATCTGCTGCTGCTCATTCTGGAGCTGAAGAAGCAGGGGATATCCTCGATTATCATTTCCCACAAGTTGAACGAAATCGAGAAGATAGCGGATTCCGTCACAATTCTAAGGGATGGACAGACCATTAAGACACTGGATATGAAGCAGGATGCCGTTACAGAGGATGTCATTATCAAAGGCATGGTCGGGCGTGATCTGACGAACCGTTACCCTGAGCGCACACCCAATCCGGGAAAGACGATCTTCGAGATCCGTGACTGGAATGTCTATCACGAGACGCAAGCGGACCGCAAAATGCTCGATCATATCAATCTCCACATCCGGCGCGGCGAGGTAGTCGGTATTGCCGGGCTAATGGGCGCAGGGCGTACGGAGCTGGCGATGAGCGTGTTCGGCAAGTCTTATGGCAAGCGGATCAGCGGCCAGACTTTTATGCACGGCAAGGAAGTGCACCTGAATAACATCAGCCAGGCGATAGAGCATGGATTGGCTTACGTGACCGAGGACCGCAAGCATTACGGCCTGATCCTGATCGACGATATCAAACGGAATATCTCGCTCAGCAGCCTGAAAAAGCTCTCCCGCCATGGCGTCATTAATGAGAACGAGGAAGTGCTGATCGCAGAGGAGTACCGCAAGAAGCTGAACATCAAGACCCCCAGCATCCTGCAAAAAACTGTGAATCTCAGCGGTGGCAACCAGCAGAAGGTGGTGCTCAGCAAATGGATCTACGCCCAGCCGGATGTTCTGATCCTCGATGAGCCTACCCGGGGCATTGATGTCGGGGCGAAATATGAGATTTATTCCATTATCAACAGTCTTGCCGCAGAGGGGAAGGGCGTGTTGGTCATCTCTTCCGAGTTGCCGGAAATTATCGGGATGTGCGACCGGATCTACACGATGTGCGAAGGGCGGATCAGCGGGGAAGTGGAGCGGAAGGACGCCACGCAGGAGCTTTTGATGAAATTTATGACACGAAGCAGGGGGTAA
- the chvE gene encoding multiple monosaccharide ABC transporter substrate-binding protein: MKRYSMIMLLLTLVLILSACGNSGNSSSSAGSSSGGGDTSKGKVGIAMPTKSSERWVNDGNNMVKEFEKLGYGTDLQYAEDVVENQVSQIENMITKGVNAIVIASIDGEALTDVLQKAHDANVKVIAYDRLIKKSEFVDYYATFDNFKVGVLQGSYIEEKLGLKDGKGPFNIELFGGSPDDNNAYFFFDGAMSILKPYIDSGKLVVRSKQLTMDKVATLRWDGAAAQSRMDNLLSANYASDNLDAVLSPYDGISIGILSSLKGVGYGSGDKKLPVVTGQDAELASVKSILAGEQTQTVFKDTRELAKKAVEMTESVLKGTEAEVNDTTTYDNGVKIVPSYLLEPVSVDAGNVDKVLVDGGYYTKEQLGQ; the protein is encoded by the coding sequence ATGAAAAGATATTCAATGATCATGCTTCTGCTAACACTGGTACTCATCTTATCTGCATGCGGTAACAGCGGCAACTCATCCAGCAGCGCTGGCAGCTCTTCCGGCGGCGGGGATACATCCAAGGGCAAGGTGGGCATTGCGATGCCGACCAAATCTTCGGAGCGCTGGGTGAATGACGGCAACAATATGGTGAAGGAGTTCGAGAAGCTGGGCTACGGGACGGATCTGCAATATGCGGAGGATGTGGTCGAGAATCAGGTGTCGCAGATCGAGAACATGATCACCAAAGGCGTGAACGCAATTGTAATCGCTTCAATTGACGGAGAGGCGCTGACGGATGTGCTGCAGAAGGCGCATGATGCCAACGTTAAGGTGATTGCCTATGACCGTCTGATCAAAAAAAGTGAATTCGTAGACTATTATGCGACCTTCGATAATTTCAAGGTGGGTGTGCTGCAAGGTTCCTATATTGAGGAGAAGCTTGGCCTGAAGGACGGCAAGGGCCCGTTCAACATCGAGCTGTTCGGCGGATCGCCGGATGACAACAATGCCTATTTCTTCTTCGATGGCGCCATGTCGATTCTGAAGCCGTACATCGATTCCGGCAAGCTGGTGGTCCGCAGCAAGCAGCTTACGATGGATAAGGTAGCTACGCTGCGCTGGGACGGCGCCGCCGCCCAGTCACGGATGGATAATCTGCTGAGCGCGAACTATGCAAGCGATAATCTGGACGCCGTCTTGTCTCCATACGATGGCATCAGCATCGGTATCCTGTCTTCACTCAAGGGCGTAGGCTACGGCTCCGGCGACAAGAAGCTTCCGGTAGTTACCGGACAGGACGCCGAGCTGGCTTCCGTGAAGTCCATTTTGGCCGGAGAGCAGACTCAGACGGTATTCAAGGATACCCGCGAGCTGGCTAAGAAGGCGGTGGAGATGACCGAGAGTGTGCTCAAGGGGACCGAAGCTGAAGTCAACGATACCACTACCTACGACAATGGTGTCAAAATCGTCCCGTCCTACCTGCTGGAGCCGGTCTCTGTGGATGCGGGCAACGTGGATAAAGTGCTGGTAGACGGCGGGTACTACACCAAAGAGCAGCTCGGACAATAA
- a CDS encoding response regulator, translated as MIDKWKVIIADDERIIREGIRQCVDWDSLGMEVAAEAEDGEEALELAVEHAIHIALVDLNMPIMHGMELMKRLREALPGCKIVVITGHDEFAYAQESIRLQVNDYILKPAEPKQLMQVLRGVRDELESERQQSQHLEQASRQLMKNFPLLRERFCQEWLDGNLSQAEIREQLQFLKLPSQRPELIGIIRWRWEGQHPAMKEKERQLFLFAIENIAAELLDPYPKVMFRDAAGLIVILLWDAAGERILAGVEAAVRSHLKIAVEVGTRPIQGEITELAAAYRGCRVALVKEQPLSPLVRRAKQHIQEHYSEYGLTLEATAGLLQASPVYLSRLFKQEVGESFGAYLTQTRIRRAAQLLHSTDLSINEVAEQSGYETQHYFSTAFKKQTGVAPLQFRKGVQAEVRAESKGD; from the coding sequence ATGATAGATAAATGGAAAGTAATCATTGCCGATGATGAGCGCATTATCCGGGAGGGCATCCGGCAATGTGTGGACTGGGATAGCCTCGGTATGGAAGTGGCCGCAGAGGCAGAAGACGGAGAGGAGGCGCTGGAGCTGGCCGTGGAGCATGCTATTCATATCGCCCTGGTTGATCTGAATATGCCGATTATGCACGGCATGGAGCTGATGAAACGACTGCGGGAAGCGCTGCCCGGATGCAAGATTGTTGTGATCACCGGCCACGATGAATTTGCTTATGCGCAGGAGTCGATCCGGCTGCAGGTGAATGATTATATTCTCAAGCCTGCGGAGCCGAAGCAATTGATGCAGGTGCTGCGGGGCGTCCGAGATGAGCTGGAGTCCGAGCGGCAGCAGAGCCAGCATCTGGAGCAGGCCTCCCGCCAGCTGATGAAGAACTTCCCGCTGCTGCGCGAGCGCTTCTGCCAGGAATGGCTGGACGGCAATCTGAGCCAGGCGGAGATCCGGGAGCAGCTGCAATTCCTCAAGCTTCCTTCGCAGCGGCCGGAGCTGATCGGTATCATCCGCTGGAGGTGGGAGGGCCAGCATCCGGCGATGAAGGAGAAGGAGCGGCAGCTCTTCTTGTTCGCCATCGAGAATATCGCCGCCGAGCTGTTGGACCCGTATCCCAAGGTGATGTTCCGGGACGCCGCCGGACTGATCGTTATCCTGCTGTGGGATGCCGCAGGGGAGCGCATCCTGGCCGGAGTGGAGGCTGCGGTGCGCAGCCATCTCAAAATCGCCGTTGAAGTCGGCACCCGGCCGATCCAGGGAGAGATTACAGAGCTGGCCGCTGCTTACCGGGGCTGCCGGGTGGCGCTGGTCAAGGAGCAGCCGCTGTCCCCGCTCGTCCGCCGGGCGAAGCAGCATATCCAGGAGCATTACAGCGAATACGGGCTTACCCTGGAGGCCACAGCAGGCCTGCTTCAAGCCTCCCCGGTCTATCTGAGCCGACTGTTCAAGCAGGAGGTGGGTGAATCCTTCGGCGCGTATCTGACCCAGACCCGCATCCGCCGGGCCGCCCAGCTTCTGCATTCCACCGACCTCAGTATTAACGAGGTGGCGGAGCAGTCAGGCTACGAGACCCAGCATTATTTCAGCACGGCCTTCAAGAAGCAGACTGGAGTGGCACCGCTGCAGTTCCGTAAAGGGGTGCAAGCTGAGGTACGCGCTGAGAGTAAGGGAGATTAG
- a CDS encoding cache domain-containing sensor histidine kinase has product MRKSGVSMEKLKLNNMPIRYKLIIHFLLISILPSIGLGLLIGWTVDRIVEEQSTENTMQLIRKVNTAIESDVENLQKITYLISFDPGVQKFLKGEPPVPAQPDPAAGNGESAEYNIRKFLQGFTTLSSEIAGIMLVNREGDFISNEMYTRSGTRLTEETWYKQAAENKGIFLIVGHPYGRAVRSHVDYKESEVVSAVRAIVNPETQVVQGVVLVDLKLRVIAETARDVTLGKTGYLTVVDNRGEMIYAPQHPLMRTIPAGLFTESSGITSETVDGRKLQLIYRTSPFTGWTTMGVFPMDESAYGIREITFNVVTFVFVVCMLGMTASFYLAYSISRPIGQLASFMSKAQSGDLTIRYWGRRSDEIGLLGRSFNTMLAQIGRLLSLTELQARQKREAELRSLQAHIKPHFLYNTLDTIHWMARSKGAEDIAEVVQSLSRLFRLGLSKGSDIIPLSDELEHIVSYLKIQHVRYSTKLTYSIEVEPHLQELYVLKLLLQPMVENAIYHGIKERRGPGHLYIAVMERDNDLYLTVRDDGAGMSEDKLKELRGRLEAVGTEELERTETEMAGTGSAGSGYGILNVQARIRLTYGAPYGIGIESGPGQGTLVTVRHPVVRESYPEKY; this is encoded by the coding sequence ATGCGCAAGAGCGGCGTGAGCATGGAGAAGCTAAAGCTGAATAATATGCCGATCCGCTATAAGCTGATTATTCACTTTTTGCTGATTAGCATCCTGCCTTCCATTGGACTTGGGCTGTTGATTGGCTGGACGGTGGACCGGATCGTGGAAGAGCAGAGCACCGAGAACACGATGCAGCTCATCCGCAAGGTGAATACGGCCATTGAGAGTGATGTGGAGAATTTGCAGAAAATTACATATCTGATCTCGTTCGATCCGGGCGTCCAGAAGTTCCTGAAGGGAGAGCCGCCGGTTCCGGCACAGCCGGACCCCGCAGCAGGCAACGGGGAATCGGCGGAATACAATATCCGCAAATTTCTGCAGGGCTTCACCACGCTGAGCTCCGAGATTGCCGGCATTATGCTGGTCAACCGTGAAGGCGATTTCATCAGTAATGAGATGTATACCCGTTCCGGCACAAGGCTGACGGAGGAGACCTGGTACAAGCAGGCGGCAGAGAATAAGGGGATCTTCCTGATCGTCGGGCATCCGTATGGCCGTGCGGTCAGGTCTCATGTGGACTATAAGGAGAGCGAGGTGGTCTCTGCTGTACGGGCCATTGTGAATCCCGAGACGCAGGTGGTGCAGGGCGTGGTGCTGGTGGATCTGAAGCTGCGGGTGATCGCGGAGACGGCCAGAGATGTCACGCTTGGCAAAACCGGATATCTGACGGTGGTGGATAATCGCGGAGAGATGATTTATGCGCCACAGCACCCTTTAATGCGTACCATCCCGGCAGGCCTGTTCACCGAGTCCTCGGGCATTACCTCGGAGACCGTAGACGGCCGCAAGCTTCAGCTGATCTACCGGACATCCCCGTTTACGGGCTGGACCACGATGGGCGTGTTCCCGATGGATGAGTCGGCTTATGGAATCCGCGAGATTACGTTCAATGTTGTCACCTTTGTGTTTGTGGTCTGTATGCTGGGCATGACGGCTTCGTTCTATCTGGCCTATTCGATCTCCCGCCCTATCGGCCAGCTGGCCTCCTTCATGAGCAAGGCGCAGTCCGGCGATCTGACGATCCGCTATTGGGGCAGGCGTTCCGATGAGATCGGGCTGCTCGGCCGCAGCTTCAATACGATGCTGGCCCAGATTGGCCGGCTGCTGTCCCTGACCGAGCTTCAGGCGCGGCAAAAGCGTGAGGCGGAGCTGCGCAGTCTACAGGCGCATATCAAGCCGCATTTTCTGTACAATACGCTGGATACGATTCACTGGATGGCCCGCAGCAAGGGAGCGGAGGATATCGCCGAGGTGGTTCAGTCCCTCTCCAGGCTGTTTCGGCTGGGCTTAAGCAAAGGGAGCGATATCATACCGCTCTCCGATGAGCTGGAGCACATCGTCAGCTATCTGAAAATTCAGCATGTCCGTTATAGCACTAAGCTGACTTATTCCATTGAAGTGGAGCCGCACTTACAGGAGCTCTATGTGCTTAAGCTGCTGCTGCAGCCGATGGTGGAGAACGCGATCTATCACGGCATCAAGGAGCGCCGCGGCCCCGGACACCTCTATATTGCGGTCATGGAACGGGACAACGACCTGTATCTTACTGTACGCGATGACGGTGCAGGGATGTCTGAAGATAAGCTGAAGGAGCTCAGGGGGCGGCTCGAAGCGGTAGGTACAGAAGAATTGGAGCGTACAGAGACGGAAATGGCTGGAACAGGCAGTGCAGGAAGCGGCTATGGCATATTGAATGTGCAGGCGCGGATCAGGCTGACCTACGGAGCGCCGTACGGTATCGGGATTGAGAGCGGACCGGGGCAGGGGACTCTTGTAACCGTACGTCACCCGGTTGTTCGTGAGAGTTACCCTGAGAAGTATTAG
- a CDS encoding substrate-binding domain-containing protein, producing MKKLGLVYVLLIGIFVLYVLNYKQQGNAADPWETTGLRGNIEDKYVMVTFQIGIDYWKSVLKGFEDAAEELNVSVEYHGSTQHNASEQMTVLEQTIAKKPAGIAISAVNSKLLTATINKAVESGIPVVLFDSGAEGSKAYSFLGTDNYNAGTKAADKMAELTGGKGEVAIITTPDQHNHQERTDGFTNTIRSKYPQMKLVAVKDGRGDQVASREAAEQLLVRYPQLAGIFATESNGGIGVAEAVEAAPGSGPVPQIISFDTDKGTLDLVKEGKIAATMAQGTWNMGYWSLTELFHLHRDLEADPEAYANNKPLPVPDSVDTGIDVVTRQNVDNYYAK from the coding sequence GTGAAAAAACTTGGGCTCGTCTACGTGCTGCTAATCGGTATCTTCGTGCTCTACGTGCTGAATTACAAGCAGCAGGGGAATGCGGCAGATCCGTGGGAGACAACCGGACTGCGCGGCAATATTGAGGACAAATACGTGATGGTTACGTTCCAGATCGGCATTGATTACTGGAAAAGCGTGCTGAAGGGCTTCGAGGACGCCGCAGAGGAGCTTAATGTATCCGTCGAGTATCACGGCTCCACTCAGCACAACGCAAGTGAACAGATGACGGTACTGGAGCAGACCATCGCCAAGAAGCCGGCGGGAATTGCCATCTCGGCCGTGAATTCCAAGCTGCTAACAGCGACGATTAACAAGGCTGTGGAGAGCGGTATTCCGGTGGTGCTGTTTGATTCGGGCGCTGAGGGCAGCAAGGCGTATTCCTTCCTGGGAACGGACAATTATAATGCCGGAACGAAGGCGGCGGATAAGATGGCCGAACTGACCGGGGGCAAGGGCGAGGTCGCCATTATCACCACACCGGATCAGCATAATCATCAGGAGCGGACAGACGGCTTCACGAATACAATTCGCAGCAAATACCCGCAGATGAAGCTGGTGGCGGTCAAGGATGGGCGGGGAGATCAGGTGGCGTCCAGGGAGGCTGCCGAGCAGTTGCTGGTGCGGTATCCGCAGCTGGCCGGGATTTTTGCCACGGAAAGTAATGGCGGTATCGGGGTTGCGGAAGCCGTGGAAGCCGCCCCGGGCAGCGGACCGGTCCCGCAGATTATCAGCTTCGATACGGATAAGGGCACACTCGATCTGGTGAAGGAAGGCAAGATTGCCGCAACCATGGCCCAGGGCACCTGGAATATGGGGTATTGGTCACTGACTGAGCTGTTTCATCTGCACCGTGATCTGGAGGCTGATCCTGAAGCCTATGCCAATAACAAGCCCCTGCCTGTCCCCGATTCTGTAGATACCGGAATTGATGTGGTCACGCGGCAGAATGTGGACAATTATTATGCCAAATAG
- a CDS encoding helix-turn-helix transcriptional regulator, translating to MLRAWMPDSILVSCRERLYWPYKSSPAILEAYRKERSRSMSHIHRIQWFDQQIRQLAYPNSRKLAEQFEISGRQAQRDIEYLTESLRAPLQYVAKQRGYIYEDNSFVLPHLYITDEEQRVLKYLAYRYSHYDYENAQNIRKVGSLLERFTEQSLTDRELKLPVFEVNAHRIQMMEMLEQAIVARRVLHVLYRNGQDTPQELYLCPQQLSRRVEDDYLVAAVEGEGRSEYFSLSGIRQLTLTGRVFIPGEDGPAAPAEQTRPLKPFTARIRMNNMPQDSSWGGYRLRTAGEDVYEVDFYDTSAFIAQLLRAEWSVLLSPKWLKDKLRSICETVVSRLDEQENDK from the coding sequence ATGCTTCGTGCATGGATGCCGGACAGCATCCTTGTTTCTTGCCGGGAACGGTTGTACTGGCCTTACAAGTCATCCCCAGCTATACTGGAGGCTTACAGAAAGGAGCGGAGCCGCAGTATGAGCCATATTCACCGGATTCAGTGGTTTGACCAGCAGATCCGCCAGCTTGCTTATCCGAACAGCAGGAAGCTGGCAGAGCAGTTCGAGATTTCAGGGCGCCAGGCGCAGCGGGATATTGAATACCTGACAGAATCCCTGCGGGCTCCGCTCCAGTATGTGGCGAAGCAGCGCGGATATATATATGAGGACAACAGCTTCGTGCTGCCTCATCTGTACATTACGGACGAGGAGCAGCGGGTGCTTAAATATCTGGCTTACCGGTATAGTCACTATGATTATGAGAATGCCCAGAATATCCGCAAGGTCGGGAGTCTGCTGGAGCGGTTCACCGAGCAATCTCTTACGGATAGAGAGCTGAAGCTGCCAGTCTTTGAAGTGAATGCCCACCGCATACAGATGATGGAGATGCTGGAGCAGGCGATCGTGGCCCGCAGGGTGCTCCATGTTCTCTACAGGAACGGACAGGACACTCCGCAGGAGTTGTATCTCTGCCCCCAGCAGCTAAGCCGGCGGGTAGAGGACGATTATCTGGTGGCTGCTGTGGAGGGAGAGGGGCGAAGCGAGTATTTCAGCCTATCCGGTATCCGCCAGCTAACGCTGACCGGCAGGGTCTTCATCCCCGGGGAGGACGGCCCTGCCGCACCGGCAGAGCAGACCAGACCCTTGAAGCCATTCACGGCGAGAATCCGTATGAACAATATGCCTCAAGATAGTTCATGGGGTGGTTACAGGCTCCGCACCGCTGGTGAGGATGTCTATGAGGTTGATTTTTATGATACCAGCGCGTTCATCGCACAATTGCTCCGCGCAGAGTGGAGTGTCCTCCTGTCTCCCAAGTGGCTGAAGGACAAGCTCCGCAGCATCTGTGAGACAGTAGTGAGCCGCCTGGATGAACAGGAGAATGATAAGTGA